Proteins encoded together in one Chloroflexota bacterium window:
- a CDS encoding AAA family ATPase, whose product MTEMPRLPALRGFVGRDRELAELTAGLDDALAGLGRLFLLAGEPGIGKTGLTEQLAAQAAARGAVAAWGRCWEGGGAPPFWPWAQIVESVAADCDDDTLRAWLGPGAAAVVGMAPGLAFRLGQDAASPAALPGIASDAARFSLFLSVAAFLKRAAAAQPCVLIFEDLHAADDASLLLLRYLARDLRGTRLFLLGTYRDAEIARLPDVGDAIGALVREGHLTTLHGLPQDDVRDLIAELGGVAPSAATVAAIHETTEGNPLFVREAVRLLASSGALASPERPAVPIPSSVRALIQQRLAPLSVGAVQVLSAAAVVGRDFDVALVGPACELPPSDVLAAVSEAVALGVVAEESVALGRYRFSHSLMREVVYESLPIPVRASLHRAVGEAIERLYGPDSDTHMAELARHFSELTSAGERERALQYTRRAGDLAMRTHAYEDAVAEYGRALRTLDLASPSGADDALRCDLLLSLGAAQVRAGRYPAAKETHLQAAELARQLTDPERFTRAALGYGEPYVEGGLVNRQLVGLLREGLEQLPAEDSPLRARTLARLSVELTFSDEIHLTDGLSRQAVGMARRLGEAQSLGAALDARWMAVWGPDGLSERTALAHEILQLARQTGQRDLELMGRGQRATSALESGDLLAFESEVALHGRLADELRMPVRQWTTTTMRATRALLLGHFSEAEALAEEGLALQPELPNARWAHVNEMAMLAWERGQIGEQRERWQGIVTRFPRAAFARGWLGLADLAAGDRAAAQRTLTLLAEQIPLRPRSGLWLPGFALAAMLAAQLDDAAASAALYTVLAPYAGHVVVMPIEHPVVCFGSTSLHLGTLAHGAGRLDAAAEHFAAALREHERLGAAPLLARTRVAYGRLLLLRERPEDQAQAADLLDRAEEAATALGMPGLRAEIAALRADPRPAAQEVRRDAARPLSAPEMMSAKVLSDVVPRNDSRAPRELASRRIVAPRSGSDGEVAPAQSGGDMAPPPTNPAPPPTSPSPTERFQREGEYWTIAFNGETVRLKDSKGLRQIAVLLGQPGRELPVTELEALVSGPADTGATAAGRAADRGELEARSDTGDAGELLDAEAKAAYKTRLDDLQEEIDEAEAFNDAERAEQARAEREFLIRELARAVGLGGRDRKAASHAERARLNATRAIRSAMANVAREHPLLGQHLAATIRTGRYCSYTPDPRTPVAWSL is encoded by the coding sequence GTGACCGAGATGCCACGCCTGCCGGCCCTCCGGGGGTTCGTGGGGCGGGACCGCGAGCTGGCCGAGCTGACGGCCGGCCTGGATGATGCCCTCGCCGGACTGGGCCGTCTCTTCCTGCTGGCCGGCGAGCCCGGCATCGGCAAGACCGGCCTGACCGAGCAACTGGCTGCACAGGCTGCTGCGCGAGGCGCGGTCGCCGCCTGGGGCCGCTGCTGGGAAGGCGGCGGTGCGCCACCCTTCTGGCCGTGGGCACAGATCGTGGAGTCCGTCGCCGCTGATTGCGACGACGACACGCTGCGAGCGTGGCTCGGGCCGGGCGCGGCGGCCGTCGTCGGGATGGCGCCCGGCTTGGCGTTCCGGCTCGGTCAGGATGCCGCCAGCCCCGCTGCGCTGCCCGGCATCGCCTCCGATGCTGCCCGCTTCTCCCTCTTCCTGAGCGTCGCCGCCTTCCTCAAGCGCGCAGCCGCCGCCCAGCCATGCGTCCTGATCTTCGAGGATCTGCACGCCGCCGACGATGCCTCACTGCTGCTCCTGCGCTACCTCGCACGAGACCTGCGTGGAACCCGCCTCTTCCTGCTGGGCACCTACCGCGACGCCGAGATCGCCCGCTTGCCGGACGTTGGCGACGCCATCGGCGCGCTGGTGCGCGAGGGACACCTGACCACCCTCCACGGCCTGCCTCAGGACGACGTGCGCGACCTGATCGCCGAGCTTGGCGGCGTCGCGCCGTCGGCTGCGACCGTCGCCGCCATCCACGAGACGACCGAGGGGAACCCGCTGTTCGTGCGGGAGGCCGTCCGCCTGCTGGCCTCGTCGGGCGCGCTCGCCAGCCCCGAGCGGCCAGCCGTCCCGATCCCCAGCAGTGTGCGCGCGCTGATCCAGCAGCGGCTCGCCCCGCTCTCGGTCGGCGCGGTCCAGGTGCTGTCCGCCGCCGCCGTCGTCGGGCGGGACTTCGATGTGGCGCTCGTCGGGCCGGCCTGCGAGCTGCCGCCGTCAGACGTGCTGGCCGCCGTCTCCGAGGCTGTCGCGCTCGGCGTCGTGGCCGAGGAGTCGGTCGCCCTGGGCCGCTACCGGTTCTCGCACTCGCTGATGCGCGAGGTCGTCTACGAGAGCCTGCCGATCCCCGTCCGCGCCAGCCTGCACCGCGCCGTGGGCGAGGCCATCGAGCGGCTGTACGGCCCCGACTCGGACACGCACATGGCCGAGCTGGCCCGCCACTTCTCGGAGCTGACCAGCGCCGGCGAGCGCGAGCGCGCCCTCCAGTACACCCGCCGGGCCGGCGACCTCGCCATGCGGACCCACGCCTACGAGGACGCCGTGGCCGAGTATGGCCGCGCCCTCCGGACCCTCGACCTCGCCAGCCCCAGCGGCGCGGATGACGCCCTGCGCTGCGACCTCCTGCTGAGCCTCGGAGCGGCCCAGGTGCGGGCCGGGCGTTATCCCGCCGCCAAGGAGACCCATCTCCAGGCCGCCGAGCTTGCCCGCCAGTTGACCGACCCGGAGCGCTTCACCCGGGCGGCGCTCGGGTACGGCGAGCCGTACGTCGAAGGTGGGCTGGTCAACCGCCAGCTTGTCGGGCTGCTCCGCGAGGGGCTGGAGCAGTTGCCGGCCGAGGACAGCCCGCTGCGAGCGCGGACGCTGGCCCGCCTGTCGGTCGAGCTGACCTTCTCGGATGAGATCCACTTGACGGACGGCTTGAGCCGGCAGGCAGTCGGGATGGCCCGGCGGCTGGGCGAGGCGCAGTCGCTCGGAGCCGCGCTCGACGCCCGCTGGATGGCCGTCTGGGGGCCGGACGGCCTCTCCGAGCGGACGGCGCTCGCCCACGAGATCCTCCAGCTTGCCCGCCAGACCGGTCAGCGCGATCTGGAGCTGATGGGGCGCGGGCAGCGGGCGACCTCCGCCCTGGAATCTGGCGATCTGTTGGCGTTCGAGTCCGAGGTGGCCCTTCACGGGCGGCTGGCCGACGAGCTACGGATGCCCGTGCGCCAGTGGACCACCACCACGATGCGGGCAACGCGGGCCCTGTTGCTGGGCCACTTCTCCGAGGCCGAAGCGCTGGCCGAGGAGGGCCTGGCGCTCCAGCCTGAGCTGCCGAACGCGCGCTGGGCGCACGTCAACGAGATGGCGATGCTCGCCTGGGAACGCGGGCAGATCGGGGAGCAGCGCGAGCGCTGGCAGGGAATCGTCACGCGGTTTCCGCGCGCCGCGTTCGCGCGGGGCTGGCTCGGGCTGGCCGACCTCGCCGCCGGCGACCGAGCAGCCGCGCAGCGCACGCTGACGCTCCTGGCCGAGCAGATCCCGCTGCGACCCCGCAGCGGCCTCTGGCTGCCAGGCTTCGCGCTGGCCGCGATGCTCGCCGCACAGCTCGACGACGCTGCCGCCTCGGCCGCCCTCTACACGGTGCTCGCGCCGTACGCCGGGCACGTCGTCGTGATGCCCATCGAGCACCCGGTGGTCTGCTTCGGCTCGACCTCCCTGCACCTGGGTACGCTGGCGCACGGGGCCGGCCGCCTGGACGCCGCCGCCGAGCACTTCGCGGCGGCCCTTCGCGAGCACGAGCGGCTGGGCGCTGCGCCCCTGCTGGCGCGCACACGGGTGGCCTACGGCCGGCTGCTGCTCCTGCGTGAGCGGCCAGAAGACCAGGCCCAGGCGGCCGACCTGCTGGACCGGGCCGAGGAAGCGGCGACGGCGCTCGGCATGCCCGGCCTGCGCGCCGAGATCGCCGCCCTCCGCGCTGATCCTCGCCCCGCCGCGCAGGAGGTGCGCCGCGATGCCGCCCGCCCCCTCTCCGCGCCGGAGATGATGTCGGCGAAGGTCCTGAGCGATGTCGTTCCGCGGAACGATAGTCGCGCTCCGCGGGAGCTTGCGAGCCGAAGGATAGTTGCGCCGCGCAGCGGGTCAGACGGTGAGGTTGCTCCGGCGCAGAGCGGGGGAGATATGGCCCCGCCTCCTACCAATCCCGCACCCCCGCCTACATCGCCCTCTCCGACTGAGCGCTTCCAGCGTGAGGGCGAGTACTGGACCATCGCCTTCAACGGCGAGACGGTCCGGCTCAAGGACTCGAAGGGGCTGCGACAGATCGCCGTGCTGCTGGGGCAGCCGGGCCGTGAGCTGCCCGTCACCGAGCTGGAAGCGCTCGTCAGCGGGCCAGCCGACACGGGCGCCACAGCCGCCGGCCGCGCGGCTGACCGGGGCGAGCTGGAGGCCCGCAGCGACACCGGCGACGCCGGCGAGCTGCTCGACGCCGAGGCGAAGGCCGCCTACAAGACTCGCCTGGACGACTTGCAGGAGGAGATCGACGAGGCCGAGGCGTTCAACGACGCCGAGCGCGCCGAGCAGGCCCGCGCCGAGCGCGAGTTCCTGATCCGCGAGCTGGCCCGCGCGGTGGGGCTGGGCGGCCGGGACCGCAAGGCCGCCTCCCATGCCGAGCGCGCCCGCCTGAACGCCACCCGCGCCATCCGCTCCGCCATGGCGAACGTCGCCCGCGAGCATCCGCTGCTGGGGCAGCATCTCGCCGCGACCATCCGCACCGGCCGCTACTGCTCGTACACACCGGACCCGCGCACGCCGGTGGCCTGGTCGCTCTGA
- a CDS encoding tetratricopeptide repeat protein produces the protein MTVIDISGLLAEGLAAHQAGRLAEAEQRYRRALTTDPANPDALHLIGVVALQNGRPADAAASVQQAISVAPGQPTYWNTLGVAQQAEGRLDDAADSFARAVELAPAYADGWVNLAAIHQQRGDRPAEAAALERVTALQPANALAWSQRGMLAYAADRLNEACDCFREAAALQPDAAGAWSNLGAAQLRLGLLADAEANQRRAVALDPNSIAAWNNLGNVLVARCRWQEAAEVLVGVVQCAPDDPNGWTNFGHALAGLDRYQEAQDAFQHALDLNPSLPAALVGMGDCIQKLQHASAAVSWYERALAIQPDNPDACEHYGVALQTLARLPEAEAMFRRCIALDPERAQIHSAVIFVLDLQEGAEAAAAEERRRWNAHFGRQPGAAPAVHLQDRTPSRRLRVGYVSADFRHHSAAYAILPILRAHDRAQVEVFCYSGVRQSDHVTAQIRSLADGWHDVAQLNDDELAALIRYDRIDILVDLSGHSGDNRLTVFAHEPAPVQVTAWGYAASTGLNTMRYFLADAVVVPPEARTAYSEEVISLPSVLCYEAPPYLPRLTQLPAASRGYVTFGAFNRLPKVSDDAVATWGKVLAAVPTARLLLKCSGADISPERERLLARLAGAGIAPERVTLLGSTPHPDHLAAHAEIDIMLDTFPQSGGITTLDALVMGVPVVTLLGERVPGRVSASFLTTLGLSDLVTSTPRQYVEIAARLAGDLPRLQHERATLRERLYASPIGNAPLYTRAVEAIYQQLWQRWLAEDTAADPQAEVA, from the coding sequence ATGACCGTCATCGACATCAGCGGGCTGCTGGCCGAAGGGCTGGCCGCCCACCAGGCCGGCCGCCTCGCCGAAGCCGAACAGCGTTATCGCCGCGCCCTGACCACCGACCCGGCCAACCCAGACGCCCTCCACCTGATCGGCGTGGTGGCCCTCCAGAACGGCCGGCCAGCCGACGCCGCCGCCAGCGTGCAGCAGGCCATCAGCGTCGCCCCGGGCCAGCCGACCTACTGGAACACCCTCGGCGTGGCCCAGCAGGCAGAGGGCCGGTTGGACGATGCCGCCGACAGCTTCGCACGGGCCGTCGAGCTGGCCCCGGCCTACGCGGATGGCTGGGTCAACCTTGCCGCGATCCACCAGCAGCGCGGCGACCGCCCCGCCGAGGCCGCGGCCCTGGAGCGGGTGACCGCCCTCCAGCCGGCCAACGCCCTCGCCTGGAGTCAGCGCGGCATGCTGGCCTACGCCGCCGACCGCCTGAACGAGGCCTGTGACTGCTTTCGCGAGGCCGCCGCTCTCCAGCCCGACGCCGCCGGCGCGTGGTCGAACCTGGGGGCGGCACAGCTACGCCTGGGGCTGCTCGCCGACGCCGAAGCGAACCAGCGTCGGGCCGTGGCGCTCGACCCGAACTCGATTGCCGCCTGGAACAACCTGGGCAACGTGCTGGTGGCGCGCTGCCGTTGGCAGGAGGCCGCCGAGGTGCTGGTCGGCGTCGTCCAGTGCGCGCCAGACGATCCGAACGGCTGGACGAACTTCGGGCACGCGCTGGCCGGCCTCGACCGCTACCAGGAGGCGCAGGACGCCTTCCAGCACGCGCTCGACCTCAACCCGAGCCTGCCGGCGGCGCTCGTCGGCATGGGCGACTGCATCCAGAAGCTGCAGCACGCCTCGGCCGCCGTCTCCTGGTACGAGCGCGCCCTGGCGATCCAGCCTGACAACCCGGACGCCTGCGAGCACTACGGCGTGGCCCTCCAGACCCTCGCACGGCTCCCCGAGGCCGAGGCGATGTTCCGCCGCTGCATCGCCCTCGATCCCGAGCGCGCCCAGATCCACAGCGCGGTGATCTTCGTGCTGGATTTGCAGGAGGGCGCGGAGGCCGCCGCCGCCGAGGAGCGCCGCCGCTGGAACGCCCACTTCGGCCGCCAGCCGGGCGCCGCGCCGGCCGTCCACCTCCAAGACCGCACGCCCTCACGCCGGCTGCGGGTCGGCTACGTCTCGGCAGATTTCCGCCACCACTCGGCGGCCTACGCCATCCTGCCGATCCTGCGCGCCCACGACCGCGCCCAGGTCGAGGTCTTCTGCTACTCGGGCGTCCGTCAGTCGGATCACGTCACGGCGCAGATCCGCAGTCTCGCGGACGGCTGGCACGACGTGGCGCAGCTCAACGACGACGAGCTGGCCGCCCTGATCCGCTACGACCGGATCGACATCCTGGTGGACCTGTCCGGCCACTCCGGCGACAACCGCCTGACCGTCTTCGCCCACGAGCCGGCCCCGGTTCAGGTCACCGCCTGGGGCTACGCCGCCAGCACCGGCCTCAACACGATGCGCTACTTCCTGGCAGACGCCGTGGTGGTACCGCCCGAGGCCCGCACGGCCTACTCTGAAGAGGTCATCTCACTGCCGAGCGTCCTCTGCTACGAGGCCCCGCCGTACCTGCCCAGACTGACCCAGCTGCCAGCCGCCAGCCGTGGCTACGTGACCTTCGGCGCGTTCAATCGGCTGCCCAAAGTCTCGGATGACGCCGTCGCCACCTGGGGCAAGGTGCTCGCTGCCGTCCCGACCGCCCGGCTGCTGCTCAAGTGCAGCGGCGCGGACATCTCGCCCGAGCGCGAGCGGCTGCTGGCGCGGCTGGCCGGGGCCGGCATCGCTCCGGAGCGTGTCACGCTGCTCGGCTCGACGCCCCACCCCGACCACCTCGCCGCGCACGCCGAGATCGACATCATGCTGGACACCTTCCCGCAGAGCGGCGGCATCACCACGCTGGACGCCCTGGTCATGGGCGTGCCGGTGGTCACGCTGCTCGGTGAGCGGGTGCCGGGGCGCGTCTCGGCCTCGTTCCTGACGACGCTCGGTCTGAGCGACCTCGTCACGAGCACGCCGCGGCAGTACGTCGAGATCGCGGCGCGGCTGGCCGGCGATCTCCCGCGCCTCCAGCACGAGCGCGCGACGCTGCGAGAGCGGCTCTACGCCTCGCCCATCGGGAACGCCCCGCTGTACACCCGCGCCGTCGAAGCGATCTACCAACAGCTCTGGCAGCGCTGGCTGGCCGAGGATACGGCTGCCGACCCGCAGGCCGAGGTCGCCTGA
- a CDS encoding DoxX family protein, whose amino-acid sequence MHDRATGTARSELPATRRPADTPPNTRRRQIVNIALWTLQVLVGALFIFGGSAKLAMPLDELLAQMPIALPGLLMQFISVAEVVGGLGLILPGLVRIRVGLTALAAAALTIIMVGAVVVCSLSGDVLAPLFPLVTGLLTATIAYGRWQLRPLGRPARRRQQAVVLAA is encoded by the coding sequence ATGCACGACAGGGCAACGGGGACAGCGAGGAGCGAACTCCCGGCGACCCGCCGCCCAGCTGACACCCCACCCAACACGCGCAGGAGGCAGATCGTGAACATCGCACTGTGGACGCTGCAGGTACTGGTTGGCGCGCTCTTCATCTTCGGCGGGTCTGCCAAGCTCGCGATGCCGCTCGACGAGTTGCTGGCTCAGATGCCGATTGCGCTGCCCGGGCTGCTGATGCAGTTCATCTCGGTGGCGGAGGTCGTGGGAGGCCTGGGCCTGATCTTGCCGGGACTGGTGCGGATCCGCGTGGGGCTGACCGCGCTGGCCGCCGCTGCTCTGACGATCATCATGGTGGGCGCGGTTGTCGTGTGTAGCCTCAGCGGCGACGTGCTCGCGCCACTCTTCCCGCTGGTGACGGGCCTGCTGACGGCGACCATCGCGTATGGTCGGTGGCAGCTTCGGCCACTGGGGCGGCCAGCCCGGCGTCGGCAGCAGGCGGTGGTGCTGGCGGCATAA
- a CDS encoding tetratricopeptide repeat protein, with amino-acid sequence MKRQPGARRQTPATRAPLRLPNLRRPDGAGRLHLPATTPAANLVAADRAVAQGVPLHQAGRLAEAEACYRQALAVAPDHPDALHLLGLLAHQVGRPEIAVALIRQAIAVTADRPAFYLNLGAALQAQGQLAEAVIVCRQALALRPAYPEALNNLGVMLQALGRVDEAIPCFERAIALLPAYADAHFNLGAAFQADRQPERAVEAYRAALALRPAYPAALYNLGNTLCLLEQYAPAADAYEAVLALEPDHVQAHNNLGVALQALGERDRALVCFERTLQLDPAYTQADTNRAHLWRDRGRLDEASAVYRRVLAADPTDAQAHSCLLLVLDHQESVSAEQALAERRAWNLQHARALTLAAPPHPNDRTPARRLRVGYVSGDFYYHSASTAFLEIILNHDPSVVEAVCYATVAKSDAQTERIKSLVPRWRDITHLTDAEAAEQIRADEIDILVDLGGHSASGRLLIFAHKPAPVQVTAWGYVTGTGLDAMDYVLADPVVVPPDAERWYQEQVVHLPCFVTYGTVPHTPDIVPPPVLSRGTVTLGSFNRSIKITELTLDLWGRVLAAMPEARLLLKSPGLDDDDNRTRILAGLGRQGVAPARVEILGRTPQSEHLAAYGQIDIQLDPFPHGGGATTFEGLMQGVPCVTLLGDRISGRVSASLLGQVGLEDLVAGTPEQYVEIVQRLAADPARLARERETLRQRVLASPMGNGPVYTRAVERVYRDLWERWRQEGMVVR; translated from the coding sequence ATGAAGCGTCAGCCGGGCGCGCGCCGGCAGACGCCGGCCACGCGCGCCCCGCTCCGTCTGCCGAATCTGCGTCGGCCAGACGGAGCGGGGCGTCTGCATCTCCCAGCCACCACCCCCGCAGCGAACCTGGTCGCTGCCGACCGGGCCGTCGCGCAGGGCGTCCCGCTGCACCAGGCCGGCCGCCTCGCCGAGGCTGAAGCCTGCTACCGCCAGGCCCTCGCCGTGGCCCCGGACCACCCCGACGCCCTGCACCTGCTCGGGTTGCTGGCGCACCAGGTCGGGCGGCCAGAGATCGCCGTGGCGCTGATCCGGCAGGCCATCGCCGTGACAGCGGACCGGCCAGCCTTCTACCTGAACCTTGGAGCAGCCCTCCAGGCGCAGGGACAGCTCGCAGAAGCGGTCATCGTCTGCCGACAGGCTCTCGCGCTGCGGCCAGCCTACCCCGAAGCCTTGAACAACCTCGGCGTCATGCTCCAGGCGCTCGGGCGCGTGGACGAAGCGATCCCCTGCTTCGAGCGTGCTATCGCCCTGCTGCCAGCCTACGCCGACGCCCACTTCAACCTCGGCGCGGCCTTCCAGGCCGACCGTCAGCCCGAGCGCGCCGTCGAGGCGTACCGGGCTGCTCTGGCGCTCCGGCCGGCCTATCCCGCCGCCCTCTACAACCTCGGCAACACCCTCTGCCTGCTGGAGCAGTACGCTCCCGCCGCCGACGCCTACGAGGCCGTGCTGGCGCTCGAACCGGACCACGTCCAGGCCCACAACAACCTCGGCGTGGCCCTCCAGGCCCTCGGGGAGCGCGACCGCGCCCTGGTCTGCTTCGAGCGGACGCTGCAGCTTGACCCTGCCTATACCCAGGCCGACACCAACCGCGCCCACCTCTGGCGGGATCGCGGGCGGCTCGACGAGGCCAGCGCGGTCTACCGGCGCGTGCTGGCCGCCGACCCAACCGACGCCCAGGCCCACAGCTGCCTGCTCCTCGTGCTCGACCACCAGGAGAGCGTCAGCGCCGAGCAGGCGCTGGCCGAGCGCCGGGCCTGGAACCTGCAGCACGCCCGCGCCCTGACGCTGGCCGCGCCGCCCCACCCCAATGACCGCACCCCCGCCCGGCGGCTGCGCGTCGGCTACGTCTCCGGCGACTTCTACTACCACTCGGCCTCGACGGCGTTCCTGGAGATCATCCTCAACCACGATCCGTCCGTGGTCGAGGCCGTCTGCTACGCCACCGTCGCGAAGTCGGATGCCCAGACCGAGCGCATCAAGTCGCTGGTCCCGCGCTGGCGCGACATCACCCACCTGACCGACGCCGAGGCCGCCGAGCAGATCCGCGCCGACGAGATCGACATCCTGGTGGACCTTGGCGGGCACTCGGCCAGCGGCCGGCTGCTGATCTTCGCGCACAAACCGGCCCCCGTCCAGGTCACCGCCTGGGGCTACGTCACCGGCACCGGCCTCGACGCGATGGACTACGTGCTGGCCGACCCGGTCGTCGTGCCGCCGGACGCCGAGCGCTGGTACCAGGAGCAGGTCGTCCATCTGCCGTGCTTCGTGACCTATGGGACGGTCCCACATACGCCGGACATCGTGCCGCCGCCGGTCCTCTCGCGCGGCACGGTCACCCTGGGCTCGTTCAACCGCTCGATCAAGATCACCGAGCTGACGCTCGATCTCTGGGGGCGCGTCCTCGCGGCCATGCCCGAGGCCCGGCTGCTCCTCAAGAGCCCCGGCCTGGACGACGACGACAACCGCACCCGCATCCTGGCCGGCCTCGGGCGGCAGGGCGTTGCGCCGGCCCGCGTCGAGATCCTCGGCCGCACGCCCCAGAGCGAGCACCTCGCCGCCTACGGGCAGATCGACATCCAGTTGGACCCGTTTCCGCACGGCGGCGGCGCGACCACCTTCGAAGGGCTGATGCAGGGCGTCCCCTGCGTCACCCTGCTCGGAGATCGAATCTCGGGGCGCGTGTCGGCCTCCCTGCTGGGGCAGGTCGGCCTTGAGGATCTGGTGGCAGGGACGCCCGAGCAGTACGTCGAGATCGTGCAGCGGCTTGCCGCCGATCCGGCCAGGCTGGCCCGCGAGCGCGAGACGCTCCGCCAGCGTGTGCTCGCCTCGCCGATGGGGAACGGCCCCGTCTACACCCGCGCCGTCGAGCGCGTCTACCGCGACCTCTGGGAGCGCTGGCGCCAGGAAGGGATGGTCGTCCGATGA
- a CDS encoding GNAT family N-acetyltransferase: MAASATGAASPASAAGGGAGGIRSRVHAPPERGAASRVSARSAPRLRPTSGYPAASIAPCRLAARGGDGRIVGTLTLLLLATPGATFGFVEDVVVDEPVRGKGIGEALVRECQRLAAEQRACRIELHSGNHRQPAIRLHQRVGFTKFETNVWRYVVDT, from the coding sequence GTGGCAGCTTCGGCCACTGGGGCGGCCAGCCCGGCGTCGGCAGCAGGCGGTGGTGCTGGCGGCATAAGGTCGAGAGTCCACGCACCACCGGAGCGCGGAGCGGCCTCACGCGTCAGCGCTCGTTCCGCGCCGCGGCTGCGGCCCACGAGCGGCTATCCTGCGGCGAGCATCGCGCCGTGCAGGCTGGCCGCTCGTGGCGGCGATGGCCGGATCGTCGGGACGCTCACGCTGCTGCTGCTCGCCACCCCAGGGGCGACGTTCGGGTTCGTCGAGGACGTGGTCGTAGACGAGCCAGTGCGGGGCAAAGGTATCGGCGAGGCGTTGGTGCGGGAGTGCCAGCGGCTGGCCGCCGAGCAGCGGGCCTGCCGCATCGAATTGCACTCAGGCAACCACCGCCAGCCTGCGATCCGGCTCCACCAGCGGGTCGGCTTCACGAAGTTCGAGACGAACGTCTGGCGGTACGTCGTCGACACGTGA